A window from Kribbella jejuensis encodes these proteins:
- a CDS encoding VOC family protein, producing MTQVAEQPGTTAGRLGSVVLDCPDPLELAQFYSALLGLDIDENGDDDWRSLTGPGSSLGFSSLAFRRSEEYVPATWPGTEAQDLHLDLIVEDLSSGHATVVALGAEPLDPLDPPPAENARGWRIYADPAGHPFRICLE from the coding sequence ATGACGCAGGTGGCAGAGCAGCCGGGCACTACTGCCGGGCGGCTCGGCTCGGTGGTGCTGGACTGCCCGGACCCACTCGAGCTCGCCCAGTTCTACTCGGCGCTGCTGGGCCTGGACATCGACGAGAACGGTGACGACGACTGGCGGAGCCTGACCGGCCCCGGGTCCTCGTTGGGCTTCTCGTCGCTGGCCTTCCGGCGCTCGGAGGAGTACGTGCCGGCCACGTGGCCCGGCACCGAAGCGCAGGACCTTCACCTCGACCTGATCGTCGAGGACCTCTCCAGTGGTCACGCGACCGTGGTCGCGCTCGGGGCCGAGCCCCTCGACCCGCTGGACCCACCACCGGCGGAGAACGCGCGCGGCTGGCGGATCTACGCCGACCCCGCGGGCCATCCGTTCCGGATCTGCCTCGAGTGA
- a CDS encoding DinB family protein → MTTLSQNLLDLSDFAWQRLRHRVEGLTDEEYFWEPFDGCWTVRKTAEGYVTDASRIPPAPAPFTTLAWRITHIVDILQEDRTATWFGHQPLAEDGQPPTPGSAADALAALDHAYAVWRRRLAEVSPEELSRPMGEPAGAYADHDGASFALHILDELIHHGAEVGTVRDFYQGLRAEDPFTGEVTPAERPALLAEAAAAQKWELIEQLADRGFDVNARTSGGMTAAHLAAATGRLDILRLLIDRGADLSVKDTQFDADVAGWAAWAEQTAVTDYLSARTRDA, encoded by the coding sequence ATGACGACGCTTTCGCAGAACCTTCTGGACCTGTCGGACTTCGCGTGGCAGCGCCTACGGCACCGGGTGGAGGGCCTCACTGACGAGGAGTATTTCTGGGAGCCGTTCGACGGCTGCTGGACGGTGCGGAAGACCGCGGAGGGGTACGTCACCGACGCGTCGCGAATCCCGCCCGCGCCGGCGCCGTTCACCACCCTCGCGTGGCGGATCACGCACATCGTCGACATTCTGCAAGAGGACCGGACCGCGACCTGGTTCGGGCACCAGCCGCTCGCGGAGGACGGGCAGCCGCCCACGCCCGGGTCAGCGGCGGACGCACTGGCTGCGCTCGATCACGCGTACGCCGTCTGGCGCCGGCGGCTCGCGGAGGTCAGTCCCGAGGAGCTCAGCCGGCCGATGGGTGAGCCCGCGGGCGCGTACGCCGACCACGACGGCGCATCGTTCGCGCTGCACATCCTCGACGAGCTGATCCACCACGGCGCCGAGGTCGGGACGGTTCGCGACTTCTACCAGGGTCTCCGCGCGGAGGACCCGTTCACCGGTGAAGTCACCCCGGCGGAGCGTCCCGCACTGCTCGCCGAGGCAGCCGCGGCCCAGAAGTGGGAGCTGATCGAGCAACTCGCCGATCGCGGCTTCGATGTCAACGCACGGACGTCGGGCGGCATGACAGCCGCCCATCTGGCCGCCGCGACGGGCAGGCTCGACATTCTGCGCCTGCTGATCGATCGCGGCGCCGACCTGTCCGTGAAGGACACGCAGTTCGACGCCGACGTGGCCGGTTGGGCCGCATGGGCAGAGCAGACAGCGGTCACCGACTACCTGTCGGCACGGACGCGCGATGCCTGA
- a CDS encoding helix-turn-helix transcriptional regulator → MDTATRLLRLLSLLHSRPQWDGAELAARLEITPRTVRRDVARLRSLGYPIDAAAGIGGGYRLGPGGRLPPLLLEDAEAVAIAVGLRVATTTTVSGVEEAAISALAKLHQVLPVRLREQVDAISAHTTQLPQGELPAIDGGVLVTLAAGCRHTEGIRFGYRTHDGTESERSVEPLQIVHTGRRWYLVARDRDRQAWRTFRVDRISHPELTGSRYRFEDPPDPVELVAEGTGVAPWDIVGRVRVHAPADTVKKLIPPSQGMVDAVDATTCEVRFAANDLGPLVSGVIRIHWPFEILDPPELRAAVHEHARRLLDS, encoded by the coding sequence ATGGACACCGCAACCCGGCTCCTGCGTCTGTTGTCGTTGCTGCACTCGCGGCCGCAGTGGGACGGCGCCGAGTTGGCCGCCAGACTCGAGATCACGCCGCGGACCGTACGGCGCGACGTCGCGCGGCTGCGGTCGCTCGGCTACCCGATCGACGCGGCGGCCGGGATCGGCGGCGGCTACCGGCTCGGACCGGGCGGCCGCCTCCCGCCGCTACTGCTGGAAGACGCTGAGGCGGTAGCGATCGCGGTCGGTCTGCGGGTCGCGACGACCACGACGGTGTCGGGCGTCGAGGAAGCCGCGATCTCCGCGCTGGCCAAGCTCCACCAAGTCCTACCGGTCCGCCTGCGCGAACAGGTCGACGCGATCAGCGCCCACACCACCCAACTCCCACAGGGCGAACTGCCCGCGATCGACGGCGGCGTACTGGTCACCCTCGCGGCCGGTTGCCGCCATACCGAAGGCATCCGCTTCGGCTACCGCACCCACGACGGAACGGAGTCCGAGCGCAGCGTCGAACCGTTGCAGATCGTCCACACCGGCCGACGCTGGTACCTGGTGGCCCGCGACCGCGACCGGCAGGCGTGGAGAACCTTCCGCGTCGACCGGATCAGCCACCCGGAGCTGACCGGCTCCCGCTACCGCTTCGAGGACCCGCCGGACCCGGTCGAGCTCGTTGCCGAAGGCACCGGAGTGGCACCGTGGGACATCGTCGGCCGGGTCCGCGTTCACGCCCCGGCAGACACGGTCAAGAAGCTGATCCCACCGAGCCAAGGCATGGTCGATGCGGTCGACGCCACCACATGCGAGGTCCGCTTCGCCGCCAACGACCTCGGACCGCTCGTATCCGGCGTGATCCGCATCCACTGGCCGTTCGAAATCCTCGACCCACCCGAACTCCGAGCCGCCGTCCACGAACACGCCCGCCGGCTACTCGACAGCTAG